CGACCGCAAGGGACAGGTCCAAGAGCGCTTCGCACCCACCACTACGCCCCAGAAGATCGAGAAGAGCGTCACCGAGCAGCTGTAGGACGCGTGCTACCCTGATGCCCGATCAACACGCCACGTCAACGGGAAGGCCCATGCCCGCCACCAGCCCCTGCAACCTAACGCGCGCCGCCGACGAGGAGGATCCCTACGCCTCCCTGCGCCTTGACAACCAGCTGTGCTTTCCCCTCTACGCGGCAGCGAAGGAGGTCGTGCGGCGCTACAAGCCCCTGCTCACCGCGCTCGACCTCACCTACACGCAGTACATCGCGATGATGGTGATGTGGGAGCTGGGCGAGACCAACGTGAGCGAATTGGGAGCGCGTCTCTACCTCGACTCCGGAACGCTCACGCCTCTTTTGCGCAAGCTGGAGGAAAAGGGCTACGTCAGGCGTCAGCGCGGCGAGAAGGACGGCCGGGAACTGCGCGTCTCGCTCACCGAGGAGGGCCTTGCCCTGCGCGATCGGGCTCTCTCGGTCCCGCGCGAGCTCGCGGGGTACATCGAGCTGCCCCGTCAGGACCTAATCGAGCTCCGACGCATCTTGCGCGCTTTTCTCGACACTATCGGCGACGAGCGGAAAGACACCGCCTCATGACCGTCTCCCAGATCACACGCTGCGGGGTCGCCGTCGCGCTCCTGGCCGTCTCGGCGGCGATCAGCCTGCCGGTGGGGCCCGTCCCGTTCACGCTGCAGACGCTCGTCGTGGTGCTGCTCCCCATTGCGCTGGGAGGGGGAGACGCCGTGCGCTCCGTTGCCGTCTACCTGCTGATGGGTGCGCTCGGGCTGCCCGTCTTCTCGGGCTTCACGGGTGGCGTCGACCATCTCCTGGGACCCACGGGGGGCTTTCTCTGGGGCTTCCTTCTGGGGATGTGCACGGCAGCCGCGCTCCTGCGCATACAACCCCTTCCCGAACGCGCGCGCGAGACGCTCGCCGCAGCGGTCCTGCTCGTAATCCCCTACGCCACGGGAACTCTGCAGCTCATGACCCTGCTCGGCGTGAGCATGCCCGCCGCGCTCGCCACCGCCGTGACACCCTTCCTCATCCCGGACCTCATCAAGGCCGCCGTTGGTTTGAGCGTGGGACGATCGGTTCGAGGGGCGCTCTCCTCCTCCCGCACGGGGAGCTTCTCGGCTCGGTAGAGGGCCTTTATATTTATGTATATTTTATGAATGAAAAGGACAAGCCGGAGCTTTGTCCTTTTTGTCGCGCGGGCGAGGTCGATATCAGGCCAGCGCATCCGCGCGCCGCGGCGAGCTGCAAAGAGAAAGCCTCTGGCGAACGGTAGGCGAACGGGCAGCGGCGGGAAAGAGCTGGAGCGTATCGTGAGTGCTCCGAACAGGCGAGCAGGGGGGGGTTCCGTGGACGAGCAAGACGCAGCGCGCGGTAGAGCGACCTGGCGAGAGGATCAGCGGCCCCGCAGGGTCCCGTGGGGAACGGCGCCGCGCGCGCGAATCAACGGAGGGGACACGCCCCTCGGCGGACAGCCGCCCGCACTGGGCCACGCAGGAAGGACCCGTCTGGAGCTCGCGCCGCCTGACGCGTAAGAGACCTCCGCAAGTGGGGACAACAAGGGGAGGCACAAGACCGCCCCTATTCTGAGGAAAGGAACCCCCATGAGCGAGAAGAACCTCGTGCTGTATATGAAGCCCAGCTGCCCCTACTGCCGGAGGGTTATGTCCTACATGGAAAAGAGCCACATAGAGCTCCCCGAGCGGGACATCTCTCGTGACCCATCCGCGCGCGAGGAGCTCGTGCGCGTGGGGGGCAAGGGCCAAGTACCGTGCCTGTTCATCGATGGCGAGCCGCTCTACGAGTCCGCTGACATCATCGGCTACCTCGCGGCCCACGAGGCCTAGCCACAGGCCGATTCAGAGACCGAACCCCGACCACAAAAGGTGGTGCCCCGCCTAAGGCGGGGCACCACAGGCATAAGGGCGTGGAGGGACCTACGCCGCCTATGAGCGGCGGATCATCTCGGTGACTATCTCGGTCACGGCCGCAGCCTGGTCCCCGGAGACGTTTTCCGGCACGTCCTGGGCGGTGCGAGACAGGGCGGGGAGCCCGTTTTCGCCCAAGCCCATGAGCGTGACCGAGCGCATGGATGAGCGCATGGCCGGCAGCGCGTCGGTTGCGTTCCAGTCGTAGGACTTCTGGCCCAGCGGGATGTGAAGGGCGCCCGCCGCGTTGGTGAGCAGCCGAGCCAGCCGGCGATCGGCGCGACGCGGGGTCTCGAGGCCCTCGTGCGCGAGCACGGCGAGTTCGCCGGCGCCTACGCAGTCAAGATTGACGACGAAGCTGCCGCGCACGTCAGAGCGGTGCTGGTCAAGAAAGGCCCTCATGCCGGCATGGTCGAGCGAGGAGGCCCCCAGGGCGACGAACCAGATATCGTGCGAGACCAGAGCGTCGTCGCCCAGAGAGAGCACCGCGTCTCGGAGCTCCTCCTCGCTCGGTGCGGCGCCTTCGTCCTCCACCAGACGCAGGCCGCTGCGAGGTGCCGCCCCTCCACGCCAGTCGTGGGGCTTGTCAGCGTCGGAAGGGTCGTCGTCCGCGACGCCCAGCCAGTCTCCGCCTTCGTCGCCCTTCTCGGTCACGGGCTTCTTCTTGAAGCGGTCAAAGAAGCGCCGCGCTCGCTCCGAGGGCCTCTCCTTGTGTTCGGTGGCCGTCGTGGGGACTGCCTGGGGGGCAACGGCCTGCACCGGCGCGGGCGCAGAAGACAAGCTCTGCACGCGTGTGGCGTTGGGATCGGTGCCAAAGGGGTCGACCCCCGTCTCGGACGGGTCGGGAAGGTCGAAGAGGGACGCGCGACGGGCTACGCTGGTGGGCTGCGGACGATAGCTCGTCTTGCCCCACTCGGGATCCGTCGGAGCGTCGGGCCGGACCGGCTCTGCGGGCTGCGTGGCATCGGCATCGTAGGTCTCCCCTACGTTGAGAAGCCCCGAGGAGTCCTGAGGACCGACGCTGCGCGCGTCTTCGCCGTCCATCGTGAGCGAGAATCGCCGCGCGGGAAGCGCCTGTTCCCTCGTGGCCTCGAGGTCGCTCGTCTCGCCGGCGGGAGTCGCGGAGGAGGCGTCAAGGGGGGAGGTCCTTCCCGAGGCGTCCTCGGAGACGGAAGGCGCAAGGGCTCCGGGCGCAGAGGAGCTCATGTACTCGATCTCGCAGTCCTCGGGAAGAACGCCCAGGGAGCGCAGGACCTTCTCGCCATGACGCACGCCCACGACGCGCTCTGCGACGGGCGAGGGAACGCTCTGCTCGAGCGCTTCGGCGGCCTCGTCGATGTCCGCGTCTTGTCCCGCGTCGGACGACGCCTCGGACGCGCCCTCGCCCTCCAAGAGAGCGGGCGCTGCGGGGCGCGCGAGGGGAACGAGCCCGCTCGGGCGGACGTTCTCGAGCACGCCGAGGAGGGAGGCCACGGAGGACTTGTTGTCGTTCGCGCCCAGGGTGCAGGGGGTCAGACGCTCTGAGATGGCGCCGGTGGCGAGCAGAACGGACGGGCACGCGGCAACGATTCCGATGACCCAGAAGAAGAGCCGAACGGAGCTCGGAAGGAACCCCAGGATCTGGACCAGGGCGCAAAGCGCCACGCCCAGAGAGCAGAAACGCGCCGCCTTGCTGATGAGCGCAAGGTAGGGCGCGAGGGGTGAAGAGTAGAGGAAGTTCTCGTGGGGGGAGTCGTAGTGGGCCACGACCACGATGCTGCGATTGCCCTTTGCCACGAGCGGACCGGTCGCCCGATGCACCGCCACGACGTTCTGGCTGCGCGCCTTGGGACCAAAGGAGAGGGACACGTCGCGGCCGAGAATGTGCATCAAAACGAGGGCCGCCGGAATAATCGCAAGCAAGAAACCTACGATCGTGAGGGGGAGCACCCCGATCCCGCACAAGACGATGCCCAGAAGCATCAGCACGCTGAGCACCGACGGCCCGATCGCCGAGAGAAAGGGAGTGTCGAATTCCTCAACCTTGGGCTCAACGTCGTGCTGACCCATGAGGGCGGCAATGGTCTGGGCCACCTGAAGCTCCTCCTGGCTGTTGGCAGGGGCAATACCGACCTTGTCGTTGAGGTAGTCCATGTAGTCGTGTGTCATGGCCATGCTGTGCATCCTTTTTGAAGAGTCTCGCGGGCGGCTTTCGTCAGCGTGCATACAATTAAAAGAGTATACGTCTTATACTCACCGTGCGTTAAAACGACGCAGATGTATCGCACAAGGACCCTCTGGGTCGGTCTGTGGCGACAGAACACCACGAGGAGGTCACATGAAGCTCACCAGGGATGACGAGAGGGCCCGCAGGATCTGCTCGCTCGCGCTCGAGTTCATGAACGCCCGCGCGCCCCTCACTTCCTCGGCCGTCGCGCGGGCCTTCTATCCAGAACTCGCCCCCAGCAGCTTCCGCAGGGCCTTCGCGCGCGACCGC
This is a stretch of genomic DNA from Thermophilibacter immobilis. It encodes these proteins:
- a CDS encoding MarR family winged helix-turn-helix transcriptional regulator, which translates into the protein MPATSPCNLTRAADEEDPYASLRLDNQLCFPLYAAAKEVVRRYKPLLTALDLTYTQYIAMMVMWELGETNVSELGARLYLDSGTLTPLLRKLEEKGYVRRQRGEKDGRELRVSLTEEGLALRDRALSVPRELAGYIELPRQDLIELRRILRAFLDTIGDERKDTAS
- a CDS encoding biotin transporter BioY; amino-acid sequence: MTVSQITRCGVAVALLAVSAAISLPVGPVPFTLQTLVVVLLPIALGGGDAVRSVAVYLLMGALGLPVFSGFTGGVDHLLGPTGGFLWGFLLGMCTAAALLRIQPLPERARETLAAAVLLVIPYATGTLQLMTLLGVSMPAALATAVTPFLIPDLIKAAVGLSVGRSVRGALSSSRTGSFSAR
- a CDS encoding glutaredoxin family protein, whose amino-acid sequence is MSEKNLVLYMKPSCPYCRRVMSYMEKSHIELPERDISRDPSAREELVRVGGKGQVPCLFIDGEPLYESADIIGYLAAHEA